TTATCCACATATCCACAAGTTGTGAACTTACCCCTGTGGATAATGTTTATAAACAGCCCCAATTATTGTCCTTTCGCCCTTTTACTTGTGTATAACAATGTTCATTTGTGGATAACCCACACATTTGTTCGTCTTAATATCAACACCCCCGCTTTTTCATTGTCCACAACTGTTGATATTCTCTAAAGTTGTCGTTTGCCTGTGGAAAACTATTTTTCTTATTGTTATAATTATCTTTGCTACTTCTTCTATATTAGAAAAGTCGTCGGTTCAATCCATAATCTGCGTTAAATACTATCAACGTAAGATCGTCATTTCATGCTGACTTGAACCATATTTAGGAGAGATAATCGTGACAAAACCAATAACCAAAGAAGAATTATGGTCAAAAGTGCAAGCCGAATTTTTTACCAAGCTCGGTCGTGTTACTTTTTCCACCTATATAGAACCGCTAAAACCGCTGACTCTAGAGGATACCAGTTTAACATTAGCAGTACCAAGTGATATGGCGCAAGATATAATTGATCAATGGGATAGTGAGTACTCCATGGACTTTGTACAATTTGCCATGTCAATTGCTGATGGTTTTATTAAACCCGACTTGCAAGTGGCCGAAGCAAAGCCTAACACCATACCAACTTTTTCAGATAATTTATCATTTACGCGCGAATCTGACTTAAATCCAGATTTTACTTTTGAAAAATTTGTTATTGGCTCAGGAAACGAGAATGCCTATGCTGTCGCGCGTGCAGTTGCTGATGAACCTGGACAAGTATACAATCCTTATTTAATTTATGGTGGAGTTGGTCTAGGCAAAACACATTTGATGCAAGCTATTGGCAATGCGTATGCTGTGTCGACGCCAAGCGCACACATTAAATACGCTACAGCTGAAGATTTTTTGAACGATTTTACTGAATCCTTACGCGCAGGGGATGGTGCTACAGCAGCTTTTAAGCAAGAATATCGTTCTGTTGACCTCTTACTTGTTGATGATATCCAATTCTGGTCTGGAAAAGAAAAAGTTCAAGAAGAATTTTTCAATACTTTTAACGTTTTAACTAAAAATGGTAAACAAATCGTTATGACTTCAGATAAATTACCAACAGAAATTGTTGATCTACAAACACGATTAACATCACGTTTTGAAGCCGGCATTATGATGGATATTCAAAAACCTGATTTACCAACAAGAGTAGCTATTCTACAAAATTTGTCTGAATCTGATGGCTTAGATATTCCTAACGATGTATTAGAATTAATTGCCGAAAAAATTGATTCCAATGTGCGTAGCTTAGAAGGGGCGTTCCATAAGTTTGAAGCCAGCTTGCGATACATGAATAAGCCGGCTACAAAGGAAACAGCTCAACAAATATTAGGTGATTTAAATATTAATCAAGGCTTCAAGATCACTGTTGAGCGCATTCAACAGGTTGTGGCAGATTATTATATGCAAACTATTGATGATCTTAAAAGTTCAAGCCGCAAAAAAGATCTTGTCACTGCACGGCATGTTGCTATGTATCTAACGAGAACGCTAACAAATGAAAGTTTGCCTGACATTGGCCGTTCATTTGGTGGGCGAGATCATTCTTCGGTATTACATGCCACAACCAAAATAACTGAAAAATCAGAGAGCGATCCGCGTACAAAAGAAATGTTGGACGCCCTAACTGATGAAATTAAACATGGCAAATAACTCTAAGCATTGCTCATAAAAACATATGTTTATAAGGTTGTAAAAATAGGGTAGTTACCAACAGCGTTGTGAACAACTACTTATAAACGTTCTGTTAGTCACAGGGGACTTTTCCACAACATCAACACCCCTTATTATTACTACTACTTATTTTTTATATAATTATTAATATAACTATCACTTATTTGCTCAATTTAAAAAGGAGTAACATCATGCAATTTACAATTAACCGTTCAGCCTTTATTAAAGCCCTCAATGATGTATCACGTGCTATCTCATCACGAACAACTATTCCAATTTTGACTAATATCAAATTAGTTTTAAATGATGAAGAATTAGTCCTTACTGGTTCAAATGCAGATATTTCTATTGAAACAACTGTGCCACAATCAGATACCAGTGCCCAATTAATTATTACAACTCCTGGTGGTATTACCTTACCGGCAACTTTCTTTATTAATATTGTTAAGCGTCTTCCTGATGATGCAATGACTCTTAATGTTGAGGGCTTACGAGCTACTATTACATCCGGTGCCTCATCATTTACAATTAATGGACAAGACGTACAAAACTACCCACAATTGCCAGAAATGGATGATGTGCAAAGCTTGAGCGTTTCTGCTGCGCAACTTGTTGATATTATTTCGCAAACAAAAATTTCAGCTTCTACACAAGAAAGTCGACCAATTTTAACTGGGATACATCTACAATTGACAGGAAATAGCGTGAAGGCAGTTACGACTGATTCTCATCGCTTATCTCAACGTATCGTTCAGCTAACAGGAACTGATGCCAACAATGTTGATGCAAATGTTATTATTCCAGCAAAATCTTTTAATGAATTACAAGCATTACTCGAGGGACAAGATCGTGTGGAAATCAAGTTTTCTACCAATCAAGCGGTGTTTGATTTAGGACATACAACATTTTATTCACATTTACTGGAAGGAAACTATCCTGAGACAGATCGTTTGATTCCCACGGAGAGCACGACACAAATCACAATTGAGGCAAGCTCGTTACTGGGTGCAATTGATCGAGCAAGTTTGCTGAGTCACGAAAGTCGCAATAACGTTGTTCAATTGTCATTAAAAGCAGGGCGTGCAGTGTTAACCGGTACATCTCAAGAAGTTGGACAGGTAACCGAAAAGTTGAATGCCAATAGCATTGAAGGGGAAGACTTAGATATCTCTTTCAATCCGGATTACGTTCGTGATGCTTTGCGTATTTTTAATGGCAAGCGTGTAGATGTTAAATTTACAAGTAATTTACGTCCGTTTACTTTGACACCTGAAGGAGAGACGGATAACAAACAATTACAACTCATAACACCAGTACGCACATTTTAATTTGTTCAAATACTTGAAAATAAACCCGTTTAGACAAAAATAAACAAAATACACTAATGAGGCCTAAAATTGCTTACACACAATTTTAGGCCTCGTTTTTGAGCTTTTAGGGTTTAAAAATGGTATAATACTATAGTAACTACCGTGACCATTAACTCACAAAGAGAAAGCGATATATGACAACCAGCGTACGTATCACAACTGAATACATTACTTTGACACAATTATTAAAAGAAGAGAACATTATTTCATCAGGCGGCCAAGCCAAATATTATTTAATGGATTTTCCGGTGCTACTCAACGGAGAAACAGAAAATCGTCGCGGTAAAAAGTTATACGATCATGATGAGATTGTTATTGACGGCGAAACGTACGTAATTGAATTAGCAGAGAATGCTGAAGAGTTGATAGCAGAAGCTGAGATACAAAGAGCTGAACGTGCTATGAACGCTAAAAAAACCGTCCGTGATGATCGTATTAAGGCACAAAAGGCAGCTGCAGCCAAAGCCCGTAAGGAAGCTAGATTTGCTGAATTACGCAAAAAAAATCGTACTCGTGCTGGTGGATTTGGTCGCTCGACAAACAAACCTAAAGGACCCGGTTCGTGGAACTCGAATCGTTAAAGCTCGATCATTATCGTAATTATTCAGATTTAACGCTGGAATTCAGCTCGGGTGTGAATGTTTTTCTTGGTGAAAATGCGCAAGGGAAAACAAACTTATTAGAAAGTATTTATGTATTGGCACTTGCAAGGTCACATAGAACCAGTAGTGACAAAGACTTGGTCCAGTGGCAAGCAAAAGAAGCAACTATTAGTGGCCGGGTTAAACGTTCTATTAGTGAGACCCCGCTGTCGCTCCATTTTTCTAATAAGGGTAAAAAAGCACGGGTTAATCATCTTGAACAATCAAAGCTGTCGCATTATATCGGGCAACTCAATGTCATTTTGTTTGCACCAGAAGATCTTGAGCTGGTTAAAGGTTCACCAAGCGTACGTCGCCGTTTTATTGACATGGAGTTTGGCCAAATGAACCCCTTGTATTTGTATAATACGACACAATACAAGCGGATTTTAAAAGAAAGAAATGCTTATCTTAAGCGTTTGCAACTTAAACAGACAACAGACACAGTATTCTTGGATGTATTGAGTGAACAATTGATTGATGTAGGTTCACAGATTTTAATTGCACGTCAAGAATTTTTGAACAAATTAGAATTGGCTGCACAACCAATTCACGCTGAAATATCTGATCAGCGTGAAGCTTTGAAATTACGTTACATGAGTTCGGTTGATTTTACTTCAGATGCTAGTCTTGAAGAGGTAAAATCGGTATTCGCTGATGCATTGTCACGTCAGCGTTCACGTGAAATTATACAAGGATCGACAATGGTTGGTCCTCATCGCGACGAATTACAATTTGATGTTAATGGGAATAATGTTGCTGTTTTTGGCTCACAAGGGCAGCAGCGAACAACGGCGTTGGCTATTAAATTAGCCGAAATTGATTTAATGCAACAAGAAACTGGTGAGTATCCAGTATTGCTTCTCGATGATGTACTTAGTGAACTTGATGCCAGTCGGCAGACACATTTATTATTGGCAATTCAAGATAAGGTGCAAACATTTATCACTGCACCAACACTCAGCGATATTGCACGGCAACTCATTCGAAAACCACGTGTGTTTCATGTGAAACAAGGAGTGATTACACTCGAAAACGACACATAGGTTAAATCAATGAATTGATTTTGCTATGTGATGATAATAGATAGTACATAAAGGATACAAAATGGCAGAAAATAACGAAAATAAAGATCAAGAATTAGAATCAGTTGATGATATCATTACTGATGACGAAGAAATTCGACACGCTAGCACGGTTGATGCGAATGCCGGTGATTATAATGCTGATCAAATTCAAGTATTGGAAGGCTTAGAGGCTGTTCGTAAGCGTCCCGGAATGTATATAGGAACGACTACAGCCCAGGGTTTGCATCATTTGGTGTGGGAGATTGTCGACAATGGTATTGATGAAGCGTTGGCAGGATTTGCTTCCCACATAACGGTAACAATTGAAAAAGATAATTCAATTACTGTAACAGACGATGGACGAGGTATTCCAGTTGATATCCAAACAAAAACAGGTAAGCCCGCGCTAGAGACTGTGTTCACCGTGCTTCACGCTGGTGGAAAGTTTGGCGGCGGCGGGTATAAAGTCTCTGGTGGATTACATGGTGTTGGTGCTTCTGTTGTTAATGCGTTGTCAACAGACTTAGATGTTAAAGTGGTTCGTAATAATAAAGTTTACTATATGGACTTCAAAGTTGGTCGTGTTCACACAACTATGAGAACCTTAGACGAGAAACCAACGATTGAACGCGGTACAATTGTTCACTTTAAACCTGATGCTGATATTTTTCGCGAGACAACAACTTATAATTACAAAACCTTGTTGACACGTGTGCGCGAATTGGCCTTTTTAAATAAAGGATTGCGTATTTCGATTGCTGACAAGCGTTTAGAAGAACCAATCAAAGAAAGCTTCCATTTTGAAGGTGGTATTAAAGAATATGTTCAATACCTAAACGAAGATAAGCAAGTTATTTTTCCTGAACCGGTTTATGTTGAGGGCGAGGAAAATGGAATCGTCGTTGAAGCTGCTTTACAATATACAACTGACATAAAAGACAGTTTGCGTACTTTTGCAAACAATATTAATACTTATGAAGGCGGAACACATGAAACCGGCTTTAAAACAGCATTGACACGTGTGATTAATGATTACGCACGTAAAAATGGTCAAATTAAAGATGGTGCGGAAAGCTTGACTGGTGAAGATGTTCGTGAAGGAATGACAGCGATTGTTTCTATTAAGCATCCAGATCCACAGTTTGAAGGACAAACGAAGACGAAATTGGGCAATTCTGATGCGCGTCAAGCCACAGATCGCATGTTCTCAGAAACATTTAGTCGTTTCATGATGGAAAACCCAAATGTTGCTAAACAGATTGTTGAAAAAGGTGTCTTGGCTCAAAAAGCACGTTTAGCGGCTAAGCGTGCTCGCGAAATGACACGTAAACAATCTGGTTTGGAAATTGGTAATCTACCCGGAAAGCTGGCGGATAACACATCAAACGACCCTGCCATTTCAGAATTGTTCATCGTTGAGGGTGACTCTGCCGGTGGTTCTGCTAAGCAAGGACGAAACCGTGTAACACAAGCTATTTTGCCGATTCGTGGTAAAATTTTGAATGTTGGGAAAGCTTCCCTGGAACGTGTTTTGGCTAACGAAGAAATTCGCTCGCTCTTCACAGCTATGGGAACTGGCTTTGGGGATGATTTTAATGTTGAAAAAGCTAACTATCATAAAGTTATTATTATGACTGATGCGGATGTTGATGGCGCACATATTCGTACGTTACTTTTGACATTATTCTATCGCTATATGCGACCTTTGGTTGATGCTGGCTATATTTATATTGCTCAGCCACCTTTGTATGGCGTTGCTTTAGGCAACAACAAATCAATGACTTACTTGGATTCTGATGAAGAACTTGAGTCATATTTGTCGCAATTGCCATCCAATGTTAAGCCAAAAGTGCAACGATACAAGGGACTTGGAGAAATGGATTATGACCAATTAGCTGATACGACCATGGATGCTCAGAACCGTCGTCTATTACGTGTTGATCCAGCTGATGCTGAAGAAGCTGAGGCAGTTATTGACATGTTGATGGGTGGCGACGTGCCTCCACGTCGAAAGTTTATTGAAGATAATGCAGTCTTTGTTGAAAATTTGGATATTTAATCCAAGTGTGTTTAGCATTGAAATTAAAAACACAATATAAAAGTCATAAAATATTTGCGAGGAGTAAATAAGTAATGTCTGAGTTAAACGACAGCCGTATTAAAAATGCGAATTTGTCAGAACAAATGAAAACGTCATTCTTGTCATATGCCATGTCTGTTATTGTGGCACGTGCACTGCCAGATGTGCGCGATGGCATGAAGCCGGTACATCGCCGAATTCTGTATTCAATGATTGAACAGGGGAATACACCAGATAAGCCACACAAAAAATCGGCTCGTATTGTTGGAGATGTGATGGGTAAATACCATCCCCACGGAGATTCTGCAATTTATGAGTCAATGGTCCGGATGGCACAACCTTTTTCGTACCGACACATGTTAATTGACGGTCACGGAAACTTTGGTTCTGTCGATGGCGATGGTGCTGCTGCTATGCGGTATACGGAAGCTCGCTTGAGTAAAGTCGCCATGGAAATGGTTCGGGATTTAAATAAAGATACAGTTAATTTTATTCCCAACTATGATGGTGAGGAACGCGAACCGGAAGTATTACCAGCACGTTTCCCAAATTTGTTGGTTAACGGGGCTACTGGAATTGCCGTTGGGATGACAACGAACATTCCAACGCATAACCTTGCTGAAGTGATTTCTGCGCTTCATATTCTGATGAATAATCCAGAAGCTACCACAGCCGACCTTATGGAAGCATTACCTGGACCCGATTTTCCCACCGGTGGTATTGTTATGGGAAAGTCAGGTATCCGTCGTGCATATGAAACTGGGCGCGGCACTGTAACTGTACGTGCAAAAGTAGATATTGAACAACTTAAATCAGGCAAAGAGCAGATTGTTGTAACTGAGCTACCTTATGCCGTTAACAAGGCGCGTTTAATTGAGCGTATATCAGAATTAGCGCGGGACAAAAAGATAGAAGGTATCACAGGAATTCG
The Leuconostoc suionicum genome window above contains:
- the recF gene encoding DNA replication/repair protein RecF (All proteins in this family for which functions are known are DNA-binding proteins that assist the filamentation of RecA onto DNA for the initiation of recombination or recombinational repair.), translated to MELESLKLDHYRNYSDLTLEFSSGVNVFLGENAQGKTNLLESIYVLALARSHRTSSDKDLVQWQAKEATISGRVKRSISETPLSLHFSNKGKKARVNHLEQSKLSHYIGQLNVILFAPEDLELVKGSPSVRRRFIDMEFGQMNPLYLYNTTQYKRILKERNAYLKRLQLKQTTDTVFLDVLSEQLIDVGSQILIARQEFLNKLELAAQPIHAEISDQREALKLRYMSSVDFTSDASLEEVKSVFADALSRQRSREIIQGSTMVGPHRDELQFDVNGNNVAVFGSQGQQRTTALAIKLAEIDLMQQETGEYPVLLLDDVLSELDASRQTHLLLAIQDKVQTFITAPTLSDIARQLIRKPRVFHVKQGVITLENDT
- the dnaN gene encoding DNA polymerase III subunit beta, which encodes MQFTINRSAFIKALNDVSRAISSRTTIPILTNIKLVLNDEELVLTGSNADISIETTVPQSDTSAQLIITTPGGITLPATFFINIVKRLPDDAMTLNVEGLRATITSGASSFTINGQDVQNYPQLPEMDDVQSLSVSAAQLVDIISQTKISASTQESRPILTGIHLQLTGNSVKAVTTDSHRLSQRIVQLTGTDANNVDANVIIPAKSFNELQALLEGQDRVEIKFSTNQAVFDLGHTTFYSHLLEGNYPETDRLIPTESTTQITIEASSLLGAIDRASLLSHESRNNVVQLSLKAGRAVLTGTSQEVGQVTEKLNANSIEGEDLDISFNPDYVRDALRIFNGKRVDVKFTSNLRPFTLTPEGETDNKQLQLITPVRTF
- the gyrB gene encoding DNA topoisomerase (ATP-hydrolyzing) subunit B, with translation MAENNENKDQELESVDDIITDDEEIRHASTVDANAGDYNADQIQVLEGLEAVRKRPGMYIGTTTAQGLHHLVWEIVDNGIDEALAGFASHITVTIEKDNSITVTDDGRGIPVDIQTKTGKPALETVFTVLHAGGKFGGGGYKVSGGLHGVGASVVNALSTDLDVKVVRNNKVYYMDFKVGRVHTTMRTLDEKPTIERGTIVHFKPDADIFRETTTYNYKTLLTRVRELAFLNKGLRISIADKRLEEPIKESFHFEGGIKEYVQYLNEDKQVIFPEPVYVEGEENGIVVEAALQYTTDIKDSLRTFANNINTYEGGTHETGFKTALTRVINDYARKNGQIKDGAESLTGEDVREGMTAIVSIKHPDPQFEGQTKTKLGNSDARQATDRMFSETFSRFMMENPNVAKQIVEKGVLAQKARLAAKRAREMTRKQSGLEIGNLPGKLADNTSNDPAISELFIVEGDSAGGSAKQGRNRVTQAILPIRGKILNVGKASLERVLANEEIRSLFTAMGTGFGDDFNVEKANYHKVIIMTDADVDGAHIRTLLLTLFYRYMRPLVDAGYIYIAQPPLYGVALGNNKSMTYLDSDEELESYLSQLPSNVKPKVQRYKGLGEMDYDQLADTTMDAQNRRLLRVDPADAEEAEAVIDMLMGGDVPPRRKFIEDNAVFVENLDI
- the yaaA gene encoding S4 domain-containing protein YaaA is translated as MTTSVRITTEYITLTQLLKEENIISSGGQAKYYLMDFPVLLNGETENRRGKKLYDHDEIVIDGETYVIELAENAEELIAEAEIQRAERAMNAKKTVRDDRIKAQKAAAAKARKEARFAELRKKNRTRAGGFGRSTNKPKGPGSWNSNR
- the dnaA gene encoding chromosomal replication initiator protein DnaA, with protein sequence MTKPITKEELWSKVQAEFFTKLGRVTFSTYIEPLKPLTLEDTSLTLAVPSDMAQDIIDQWDSEYSMDFVQFAMSIADGFIKPDLQVAEAKPNTIPTFSDNLSFTRESDLNPDFTFEKFVIGSGNENAYAVARAVADEPGQVYNPYLIYGGVGLGKTHLMQAIGNAYAVSTPSAHIKYATAEDFLNDFTESLRAGDGATAAFKQEYRSVDLLLVDDIQFWSGKEKVQEEFFNTFNVLTKNGKQIVMTSDKLPTEIVDLQTRLTSRFEAGIMMDIQKPDLPTRVAILQNLSESDGLDIPNDVLELIAEKIDSNVRSLEGAFHKFEASLRYMNKPATKETAQQILGDLNINQGFKITVERIQQVVADYYMQTIDDLKSSSRKKDLVTARHVAMYLTRTLTNESLPDIGRSFGGRDHSSVLHATTKITEKSESDPRTKEMLDALTDEIKHGK